The following are encoded together in the Oncorhynchus gorbuscha isolate QuinsamMale2020 ecotype Even-year linkage group LG03, OgorEven_v1.0, whole genome shotgun sequence genome:
- the LOC124031858 gene encoding potassium voltage-gated channel subfamily KQT member 2-like isoform X4: protein MDIAIAIPEGHRLHLRAHTTLTSDATRLKTPGLSHLDFRMVQKNVNGGVYPTQAGEKKHKVGFVGLDPGAPESSRDGAQLIAGSESTKRTSILCRRRSSAIRGGRTPKKNPSYRKLQNFLYNALERPRGWAFIYHAYVFLLVFSCLILSVFATINEFKNSSETALYILEIVTIVVFGVEYIVRIWAAGCCCRYRGWMGRLKFARKPFCVIDIMVLIASVSVLAAGSQGNVFATSAIRSLRFLQILRMLRMDRRGGTWKLLGSVVYAHSKELITAWYIGFLCLILASFLVYSVEKDDNDMFETYADALWWGLITLTTIGYGDKFPKTWNGRLLAAMFSMIGVAFFALPAGILGSGFALKVQEQHRQKHFEKRRQPAAGLIQNAWRFYATNLARTDLLSTWDFYEENVSLPMYRLIPPLNQLDLLRNLKAKSFSRCLLTQMLSPDDLHDI, encoded by the exons ATGGACATTGCAATTGCTATTCCAGAGGGACACCGACTGCATTTACGAGCACACACAACACTCACCAGTGATGCTACGAGATTGAAAACTCCCGGTTTGAGTCACCTCGACTTTAGAATGGTGCAGAAAAATGTTAACGGTGGGGTTTACCCGACTCAAGCCGGAGAGAAGAAGCACAAAGTCGGCTTTGTCGGATTGGACCCCGGGGCTCCCGAATCTAGCAGGGACGGGGCGCAGCTGATTGCGGGCTCGGAAAGCACAAAGCGGACCAGTATCCTATGCAGACGGAGGTCCAGTGCCATAAGAGGTGGGAGAACGCCGAAGAAAAACCCCAGCTATAGGAAACTACAGAATTTTCTATACAATGCACTTGAAAGACCGCGGGGATGGGCGTTTATTTACCACGCTTATGT CTTCCTGTTGGTGTTTTCctgtctcatcctctctgttttcgctACCATCAATGAGTTCAAGAACAGTTCTGAGACTGCCTTGTACATTCTG GAAATAGTGACCATCGTGGTGTTTGGAGTTGAGTACATTGTGAGGATATGGGCGGCGGGCTGTTGCTGTCGCTACAGAGGATGGATGGGAAGGCTGAAATTCGCCCGCAAGCCTTTCTGTGTTATCG ACATCATGGTCTTGATAGCATCTGTGTCGGTGCTGGCTGCTGGCTCCCAAGGAAATGTCTTCGCCACCTCTGCCATCCGCAGTCTCCGCTTCTTGCAGATCCTCCGCATGCTGCGGATGGACCGGCGCGGGGGCACCTGGAAACTTCTAGGATCAGTGGTCTATGCCCACAGCAAG GAACTAATCACTGCTTGGTACATAGGCTTCCTCTGTCTCATCCTGGCTAGTTTCCTGGTGTACTCGGTCGAGAAAGATGACAACGACATGTTTGAGACCTATGCTGATGCCCTGTGGTGGGGGCTG ATAACCCTGACCACCATAGGCTATGGGGATAAGTTCCCAAAGACCTGGAATGGACGTCTGCTGGCTGCAATGTTCAGTATGATAGGAGTGGCTTTCTTTGCGCTCCCAGCT GGTATCCTGGGGTCTGGTTTTGCTCTGAAGGTCCAGGAGCAGCACAGACAGAAGCATTTTGAGAAGCGACGCCAACCTGCTGCTGGGCTGATACAG AATGCTTGGCGATTTTATGCTACGAATCTCGCTCGGACTGATCTGCTGTCGACGTGGGATTTTTATGAGGAGAACGTTTCTCTCCCAATGTACAG
- the LOC124031859 gene encoding E3 ubiquitin-protein ligase TRIM39-like, which translates to MASSNSLLSEEQFQCSICLDVFTDPVSIPCGHNFCMACIGVYWNANGLCKCPVCQKAFEPRPDLSVNTFISEMAAHVRKLAPADSTLKQHPAKPGEVACDVCTGRKFMALKSCLVCLASYCETHLEPHQRVASFKKHKLIDPVENLDDRVCEKHQRPLELFCRSDQSCVCQFCTETDHKFHKTVPIEEESGVRKSLLWETKGKVQRMIKDRLQKVKQMEHSIALRKRGAEREIEDSVHVFTTLVRAIENSQAEFIEEIEVKQKAAERRADGLIKELEQEITELQRRLADLQKLSNTEDHLHVLQSSPSLCTLPCTKDWSEIRVHSGLWVGTLRRAVSQLEETLYEEIEKLCETELERMQQSAVDVTLDSDTANPKLILSEDGKQVKLGHRQKLFLDNPKRFDPVPCVLGNEGFVSGRFYFEVQVEGKTRWALGVARESINRKGNVRPSPVNGYWTVGLMNGDEYMAHAGPSVPLSLSEEPQKVGVFVDYEEGEVSFYDVEAGSHIYSFTVCTFTERLYPYLFTGVNKDDKNSAPLIICPIMSVNQYEISSLDDAP; encoded by the coding sequence ATGGCTTCCTCCAACAGTCTCCTGTCTGAAGAGCAGTTCCAGTGCTCTATCTGTCTAGATGTGTTCACTGACCCAGTCTCCATCCCGTGTGGACACAACTTCTGCATGGCCTGTATCGGAGTGTACTGGAACGCTAACGGGCTATGCAAGTGTCCAGTGTGTCAAAAGGCTTTTGAACCGAGACCAGATCTCAGTGTCAATACTTTTATTTCTGAAATGGCCGCCCACGTCCGGAAGCTAGCTCCAGCTGACAGCACACTCAAACAGCACCCCGCCAAGCCTGGAGAAGTGGCCTGTGATGTCTGCACTGGGAGGAAGTTCATGGCCTTGAAGTCGTGCCTGGTTTGTCTGGCTTCTTACTGTGAGACTCACCTAGAGCCTCATCAGAGAGTTGCTTCCTTCAAGAAACACAAGCTAATTGACCCTGTGGAGAACCTGGATGACAGGGTGTGTGAGAAGCACCAACGACCCCTGGAGTTGTTCTGTAGGAGCGAccagtcctgtgtgtgtcagttctGCACTGAGACAGACCACAAGTTCCACAAGACTGTccccatagaggaagagagtggagtgAGGAAGAGTCTACTGTGGGAAACCAAGGGAAAAGTGCAGAGGATGATCAAGGACAGACTGCAGAAGGTGAAGCAGATGGAACACTCAATAGCACTCAGGAAGaggggtgcagagagagagatagaagatagCGTGCATGTCTTCACTACTCTGGTGCGCGCTATTGAGAATAGCCAGGCTGAGTTCATTGAGGAGATTGAGGTGAAACAGAAAGCAGCAGAGAGGCGTGCTGATGGGCTCATCAAAGAGCTGGAGCAGGAAATCACTGAACTACAAAGGAGACTCGCTGATCTGCAGAAGCTGTCAAACACAGAGGACCACCTCCACGTCCTCCAGAGCTCCCCATCGCTTTGCACCCTTCCATGCACCAAGGACTGGTCTGAGATCAGGGTTCACAGCGGTTTGTGGGTCGGGACCCTTAGGAGAGCTGTGTCTCAACTGGAGGAGACGCTTTATGAAGAGATTGAGAAGTTGTGTGAGACCGAGCTGGAGAGAATGCAGCAGTCAGCTGTGGATGTGACTCTGGACTCTGATACGGCAAATCCCAAACTAATTTTGTCTGAGGATGGGAAACAGGTGAAGCTAGGACACAGACAAAAGCTCTTCCTTGACAACCCAAAGAGGTTTGATCCTGTACCCTGTGTACTAGGAAATGAAGGCTTCGTCTCTGGGAGATTTTACTTTGAGGTGCAGGTGGAGGGGAAGACTAGGTGGGCTTTGGGAGTGGCCAGAGAGTCCATCAACAGGAAGGGGAATGTACGGCCCAGTCCTGTGAATGGATACTGGACTGTGGGGCTGATGAATGGGGATGAGTACATGGCTCACGCTGGgcccagtgtccctctctctctgtcagaggaACCTCAGAAGGTGGGGGTGTTTGTGGATTATGAGGAGGGGGAGGTCTCCTTTTATGATGTGGAGGCCGGGTCTCATATCTACTCTTTCACCGTCTGCACCTTCACTGAGAGACTCTACCCATACCTCTTTACAGGCGTAAATAAGGATGATAAAAACTCTGCCCCTTTGATCATTTGTCCGATCATGTCCGTCAATCAGTATGAGATTTCATCTCTCGATGATGCACCTTAG